AATCGGAGTGCAGGTGTAACATTTACTAGGTCAACTTATATAGCATGACATGAACGGCTCCTCGCAGCCGGGTATTCCATAGGATGAAGTGAAGGATGCAAAACAGATTAATGGTGCATAGTTATAATAATATGACCATGATCACGGAGAAGAGATATACTGATACACCAGTAATCTCAACACCGGTTTGGCGCATCGGATACTTGATCTGGAGGAATGCCCTGGATGCGGGGAGCTTATCTTAATGAAAAGAGGAATTGCACATGATCGATCCAAATGTGAAGCATGACCTGCGTGAAATAGGCAAGAAACTAACAAACCTTAGGGGGTCTCTTTGACTTAGATCTGAAGCAAGAGATGATCGGCAACTTCGAAGTGAAGATGTCTGCCCCGGATTTCTGGGATGACAGTGACAAGGCACAATCCGTAATCGCTGAGTTAAACGCGGTAAAGGGATCTGTAGATCAATACACCAAACTTCAACAAGATTATGATGATGCGGTGATGATGATTGAGCTGGCGGACGAAGAAGGCGACGAAGACCTCGCATCCGAGATTGGTAACAGTATTACAGCGATCGTGAACAAAGTCGCAGAGTTCGAACTTCAGCTTCTGCTGAATCAACCATATGACAAGATGAATGCGATTCTGGAGCTTCACCCGGGTGCGGGTGGTACCGAGTCCCAAGATTGGGGACAGATGCTGCTCCGGATGTACACACGTTGGTCCGAGAAGCGTGGCTTCAAGGTTGAGGTATTGGATTATCTGCCAGGTGATGAGGCTGGGATCAAGAGTGTTACGTTGTCGATTAAGGGACATAACGCTTATGGATATCTGAAAGCCGAGAAGGGTGTACACCGACTGGTGCGGATCTCTCCTTTTGACTCATCGGGCCGTAGACATACGTCCTTCGTATCCTGTGATGTGGTACCGGAGATTGATGATACGATTGAATTGGACATTCGCACAGAGGATCTCAAGATCGATACGTACCGGGCAAGTGGCGCGGGTGGACAACATATTAATACCACCGACTCTGCCGTACGGATTACTCACCTTCCGACAGGTGTAGTTGTAACGTGTCAGAATGAGCGTTCACAGATCAAGAACCGTGAGCGAGCGATGACGATGCTCCGTTCGAAATTGTATGAGCGTAAAATTGAAGAGCAAAAACAACAGCTGGATGAAATCCGAGGAGATCAATCGGATATTTCATGGGGTAGCCAGATTCGCTCCTATGTGTTCCATCCCTATAGTATGGTAAAGGATCACCGTACAAGCGTAGAGACTGGAAATACAGGAGCAGTAATGGACGGCGACCTCGATGCATTCATCGATGGTTATTTGCGTAGCCAGATTAAAGTAGAAACCGATTAATATAAGTTCCTGTATGGACCCATACGTGTAGGCGTATGCTGGTGTGTACAGGAGCTTTTTTTGAGTTTACAGACAAAAGGAGAGCAAGATGATATGCAACAACGATCACAACTTCACAATAATCGCAAAAAGAGGATAACTAGCCTCATTCCACTCAATGGTCCATGGAGGAACGTGGTGGATACGGTATCCATCATTGTAGGTTCGTTTTTAATCGCAGTGGCCTTTAATTTATTTTTATTACCGAATCAGATCGCTTCGGGTGGGGTGTCAGGCTTATCAATTCTGGGCAAGGAGTGGCTCAATCTGGAGCCGGCATACACCCAATGGGCAATTAACATTCCACTTCTGATTGCGGGTTTCCTGCTCATTGGCAAGCAGTATGGTGTTCGCTCAGTACTGGGAAGTATTGTCCTGCCACTGTTAGTCTATCTTACGAAGGATTGGGCGATTCCAACAACGAATCCACTCCTTGGTTCACTGTATGGTGGAATTGGCGTTGGCCTGGGGATCGGAATTGTATACCGGGGTAGAGGATCAACAGGCGGCATGAGCATTCTTGCCAGAATCGTGCAGAAGTACAGTGGACTCAGTTACTCTCTCTGTGTTGTGATTATGGATGCCACGGTTATTATTATGGCTGCTTTTGTATTGTCATTGGAACAGTCTCTCTATGCGTTGATTGGGTTGTATGTTACCGGTAAAGTGATCGATGCCGTCGAGATGGGGTTGGGCTTCTCCAAGGTAGCATATATTATCTCCAACCAGACGGAAGCGATTAGCAAAGTGATTCTGGATGACTTGGATCGCGGATTAACGAAGCTGGAAGCCAAAGGTGGTTACACTGACGATCAACGTACAGTACTAATGGTAGTGGTTGGGCAAAATGAGGTGCCAAGACTCAAAGCGTTGATCCGGTCTGTGGACCCGGGGGCTTTTGTCATTATCAGTAACGCGCATGAAGTGCTCGGCGAAGGTTTTAAGCGGGGAGAACATGTGTGAACGGTGTGAAAAATAGCGAGTGAACCATATAGGCTTAATAAGTTTGGGAGTTCAAAACAAGAAAAAAACAGGCATATCCTTCTCCGAAATGACGGGAGAGGATATGCCTGTTTTTTTTACTATTACTATAATTTCGACTAAACATCACGATAACGGAGAGGACAGAAATAGCCTGAAGAAGCGAAGCGTTCGCCTTTATCCTGGGGATAACAGCGATCGGAAGGGATTCTGTCATTGGAGTGCCACCGCTACAGAATCGGAGACAACAGACGGGAAATCGCTTCTTTGAAGCGGATAATCAGACTACGTTTTTGGTATTCATCAAGCGTCATTTCCCGCGATACATGCAGGTCGTGCTCAAAGGTTTGTACAAGTGCTGTCGCAATCGCTTCATCATACATAAAAGCATTAACCTCAAAGTTTAACCGGAAACTGCGGTAGTCAATATTGGCGGTTCCCACGGATGCAACCAAACTGTCAATGATAAGTGTTTTGGCATGAATGAAGCCATTATCATATATAAATACTTTGGCGCCCACCTTCAACAACTCACCAATATAAGATAGCGTAGCCCAATATACAAAGGCATGATCGGGTTTATTTGGAATCATGATACGAACATCTATGCCGGACAGACACGCGAGACGAATAGCTTCGAATACACTGGCATCCGGGATAAAATAAGGCGTTTGAATCAGAATCGATTGTTTGGCACCATTAATCATCTTGAGATAACTGTTCTTGATATGTTCAGTCTCTGCATCCGGTCCACTGGAGACAATCTGCATGGCAATCTTTCCAGTGCCCTCGATATGAGGGAAATGCGCCGGAACGTAAGGTGTGTCGTGTTGTTTGGACGCTTCATTCCAATCCAGAAGGAAACGGGTCTGCAGCGCATGAACGGCATTCCCCTGAATACGCAGATGTGTGTCGCGCCAGTAACCAAATTTCGAGTTTAAGCCAAGATACTCATCTCCGACGTTAAATCCGCCCGTGTACCCGAGGTTACCATCAATGATGACAATTTTACGGTGGTTCCGGTAGTTCATACGCAAGTTGATCAGACTGAATTTGGAGGGGAAAAAGACTTCAACCAAACCGCCTGCTTCGCGCAATTCTTTGAAAAAACGTTTTGATACCCGCCGTGATCCGAGCGCGTCATACAGTAAACGAACTTTGATGCCTTCCCGCGCTTTGCGGATGAGTGCATCCCGGATTCTTTTGCCCAGACGGTCGCCTCTATAGATGTAGTATTGTACGTGTACGTGATCCTGAGCCGCTTCGATGTCATCCAAGAGCCGCTGGAACTTGTCTGTTCCGTCCGTAATGATCTCAACCGCATTATCCTCCGTTAACAGAGCACCGTTCTGCTTCAGGTTCATATAAATCATGTCCTGGCTACTCTCGGTTGCTTGGTTGCGGAAAGGGGCGCGGTTATCGTGCAACTGTGTGAGCTGGGCTTCAATACGTTCCTCTAGCCCGAGCTTCTTACGTTCCTTCCACTGGAAAAGCCGGTATCGGGTCAGATTCTGACCGGTTAAAAGATAAAGTACAAACCCAAACACCGGAATAAAGTTCAAGACGAGCAGCCAAGCCCAGGAAGCGCTGGCATCCTTCCGTTCGAAGAAAACGACTGCTGCCGCAAAAATAATATTCAGGCCCAGGAGTACAATAAGTAAAATGGATTCGATATGCACTATAGTCCCCCACGTCTCATAATGACCATCATGAATCTATTCATATGTCCTTGATTAGCAGGTTAGTTATGAATGAGACCCTGATTGTAATGTTTCCTACTAATACGTATTTTAACAGATGTATACCTATTCGTCCCGGATGTTAAAAAAGATATGTTCGGATTGGATGGAAATCCATGTGAAATTGATGATAGAGTGTTGTATTTATATAACCAGAGTCGTATAATAATACACAAATATGCATATAAGCGACGGAATTGCTGTGTTCGAGTATCCTTCATGCGAGGGCACAGCACAAGTAGCGCATACATCGAGATTGGGGGAGCGAGAGTGAATAATAAATTAAAAGTAGCAATCGTCGGTTCCACCGGCTACGGCGGGGTGGAGCTGATTCGTTTTTTCCAGAACCATCCGCTGGTTGAAATCACATCGGTGATCTCATCATCGAGCAGTGGTGAGTCCATCGCAGATGGATTTCCGCATTTGACGGACGTGATTCACAGGCCACTCGACGGTGTAGATCCGGCTGAAATTGCGAGTCGTGCGGATCTGGTATTCACAGCGACCCCGTCCGGCGTAAGTGCCAAGCTCGTACCAAGTCTTCTGGCAGCAGGGCTTAAGGTGATTGACCTTTCTGGCGATTTCAGACTCAAGGATGGAACAGTGTACGAAGAGTGGTACAAACATCCGGCGCCTTCAGCTGATTTGCTGGAACAAGCGGTATACGGCATGGCTGAGGTGTATGGTGAAGAAGTGAAGGGACAGAATTTTATTTCAAACCCGGGCTGTTATCCAACGGCTACACTTCTTGGACTGATCCCTGCTGTAGAGGCAGGCTGGATTGATCCTTCTACTATTATAATTGATGCCAAATCAGGCGTATCTGGAGCAGGACGCGGAACAAGTCTGACAAACCATTATGCAGAGATGAATGAGAATTTCAAAGCCTATAAACTGAATAAACATCAACATATTCCCGAGATCGAACAAGTGCTTGGCAGTATAACGGGAACGCCTGTTACGGTTACCTTCACAACACATCTGGTGCCAATGACACGTGGAATCATGAGTACGATGTATGCCAGCCTCGTGGGGGGACACAGCGACCGGGAGATCGTAGATTTGTACCGTAAATATTATGAGAACAGACCTTTTGTACGTGTACGTGAACCGGGCATCTGGCCTTCTACCAAGGAAGTGTACGGATCCAACTATTGTGATATCGGATTTGCGGTGGATCCTCGCACAGGTCGTTTAACGATTATTTCGGTCATCGACAACCTGGTGAAGGGTGCTTCCGGGCAAGCGATTCAAAATATGAACCTGATGATGGGATGGGAGGAGAACCTCGGGCTGAACATGACACCGGTATATCCATAAGGGATTGGAAATCAGGAGGAGCACTGGAACATTCGGTGTAAAAGTGCTCTCTCAGAGTCTTCTAGGGAGAACGGATCAGGTTAAGCAGGCGGATCATCAGCATATAGCTGAACGCATACGGGGGATATGATATGGGAACGAATGTGGAGCAACAGACTTTTACCGTGGTAGAGAACGGAACAATTGTAACCCCTGGGGGATTCACTGCTGGTGGACTTCACTGCGGATTGAAAAAGACATCTCGCAATGACATCGGAGCGATCCGATGTGATATACCAGCTACAGCTGCTGCTGTATACACAACGAACGTGTTTCAAGCCGCACCACTCAAAGTAACGCGCGAAAGCTTGAGCAATGGACGCCTTCAGGCTGTTATCGTTAACAGTGGTAATGCCAATGCATGTACAGGGCAACAAGGGGAAGAAGATGCTTATGCGATGCGTTCGGCTGCTGCGCGTGAGTTGGGTGTGGCTGAAGAGGACGTTGCTGTGGCTTCCACAGGTGTCATTGGTGAATTGCTCAAAATGGATGCTGTACATTCAGGCATTACCGGACTTCCGGCGCATATGGGCAAGGAGTCGAATGAGGCGGAGCAATTTTCACAAGCGATTCTGACAACGGATTTGGTGAAAAAGGAAGCCTGCGTCTCCGTTATGGTAAACGGCAAGACGGTAACAATTGCAGGTGCCGCTAAAGGCTCGGGTATGATTCATCCGAATATGGCGACAATGCTCGCTTTCATGACCTCTGACGCGGTCATTGGTGCAGAAGCGTTGCAGCGCCTGCTGCGCCAGGCAACGAATCATACATTCAACATGATTACAGTCGATGGGGATACAAGTACAAACGACATGCTGGTAGCTATGTCCAGTGGATATGCAGGCAATGAAGAGCTGACCACAGAGCATCCGGATTGGGACGCTTTTGCAGCCGGCTTCACCTATGTATGCCAAGTGTTGGCCAAAGCCATTGCTCGCGATGGTGAAGGAGCAACCAAACTGGTCGAGGTAGAAGTTACAGGAGCAGTAAGTGATGAGTCCGCGCAAGCAATCGCGAAAACTGTCATCGGGTCCAGTCTGGTGAAATCCGCCATGTTTGGCGCTGACGCCAACTGGGGACGGATTATTGCAGCCGTAGGGCGTGCAGGACAACCGGTGAACCCGGATACCGTGGATATCCGTTTGGGTGAGATCTCCGTACTCGCGCAGTCCCGCCCAGTCGTGTTTGACGAAGAAGTGGCACTGGCGTATTTGCAGACTGATACAGTTCGCATCGTGGTGGATTTGCACCACGGCGAAGGAACGGCAACAGCCTGGGGCTGTGACCTGACGTATGACTACGTCCGAATTAACGCCGCATACCGCACTTAATAAGAATTAGCATTTATTCTATTGAAGCTAACAGCTTCCCTATGAGAAGCTGTTTCGTAAATATATAGAAAATCTATAAGGATTGAACTTTATTTGGTCTTTGAGATAACTGGCGAAGGCAGTGGAGAAGACGGAATCGATTCTGAAGAAGCGAAGCGTTCGCCTTTGTCTCCGGGTTTCCCCTTTAAAAAGGGAATCAAAAAACCTGGAGACAACAGCGATCAAAAGAACGATCCGGATTCGGAACGGTCAGCTACCGAATATGCATCAATTAAGTGTTAAGCCTTTTAGAATATTTGAACGAAAGGAGCTTGCCCTCATGAACTCAACAATGCCAAACGAGAGTACCGCAACGGAAGCGAGCACAGAGAAACAGATGTTTGTCATGAAATGTGGAGGCAGCACGCTGGCAGCATTGCCCGAGTCTTTCTTTGCGGATCTGCGTGATTTGCAATCTCAGGGCACGCAACCGGTAATCGTGCATGGTGGAGGTCCTGCGATCTCAGATAACCTGGCGAAGCTTGGTATCGAAACCGAATTCGTTAATGGCCTGCGCAAAACGACTGAACCTGTGCTGGACGTAGTGGAGATGGTGCTCGCTGGAAGTATCAACAAGCAGATCGTACGTCTGATTCAACGTGTGGGCGGTCGTGCACTAGGCTTGTCCGGCGTTGATGGAGGTCTGATTCAGGCGAAGCCCGTATCGAACCACGCAGAGATCGGTTGGGTAGGCGATGTCACTGGTGTGAACGCAGAGATTATCCAAGGCATCGTGAACATGGGATACATGCCGGTTATCGCACCAGTTGGCGTAGATGCAACTGGACAACGCTACAACATTAACGCAGATACAGCTGCGGGTGCAGTGGCGTCTCATCTCGGCGTAAGTCGGATGATTGTCGTGACTGACGTTCCTGGCATCATGAAGAACGTAGGCGGCGAGAAAAAAGTACTGCCATCCGTATCTGTACAAGAGATTGAGGACATGATCCAGACCGGAGAAATCTATGGCGGCATGATTCCCAAAGTGCGTGCAGCAATTGCATGTATTCATGGTCAAGTACGTGAGGTCGTCATCGTAGACGGCAGCGAACCTCAGATCCTGAGCCGTGTGCTCAGCGGAGAAATCATCGGGACAAGAATCATCCGTATGCAATAATTTGCTCTCGATGAGCTAGGGTCTTAATAGCCTTATATTATATATAAAAATATGTGCACGATTTTTTTGTGAATCTGGACATAACGCGATAACGGAAGAGTGCAAAGCCAATCTGAAGAAAAGACGTAAGAACGGAGAGGACAGAAATAACCTGAAGAAGCGAAGCGTGCGCCTTTATCCCCGGATTTCTACCTTTAAACAATTAATCAAAGAAATCCGGGGATAACAGCGATCAGAAGGTTGTTCTGTCATCGAAGTGGAAGTATGCATACGTTCGGAAGATGGACTGCAATCGAAGTGGTCTAGTGTTATGTTTATTCACCTTAGGCGTGCACCAACCAATAGGGAGTGATATGGTCATGGCAAAAGGCAACGAACAGCCAGGTTCTGGCATAGCGGTAGCGGGCGCGACAGCAACAGGTACAGCGGCACAGACGGAAAGCTCACTTTTCCAAACGTACGCGCGTTATCCAATCAGTCTGGTTAAAGGTAAAGGCAGCTGGTTATGGGATGATCAGGGTAACCGTTATCTCGATTTCATGTGCGGACTCGCTGTAACTAGCCTGGGCCATGCACCGGAGAAAGTTGGAGCCAAGCTGAAAGCTCAGATTGATGAGTTGTGGCATGTATCCAACCTATTCCAGATTCCAGGCCAGGAGAAAGCAGCAGCATTGT
The nucleotide sequence above comes from Paenibacillus sp. W2I17. Encoded proteins:
- the prfB gene encoding peptide chain release factor 2 (programmed frameshift), coding for MIDPNVKHDLREIGKKLTNLRGSLDLDLKQEMIGNFEVKMSAPDFWDDSDKAQSVIAELNAVKGSVDQYTKLQQDYDDAVMMIELADEEGDEDLASEIGNSITAIVNKVAEFELQLLLNQPYDKMNAILELHPGAGGTESQDWGQMLLRMYTRWSEKRGFKVEVLDYLPGDEAGIKSVTLSIKGHNAYGYLKAEKGVHRLVRISPFDSSGRRHTSFVSCDVVPEIDDTIELDIRTEDLKIDTYRASGAGGQHINTTDSAVRITHLPTGVVVTCQNERSQIKNRERAMTMLRSKLYERKIEEQKQQLDEIRGDQSDISWGSQIRSYVFHPYSMVKDHRTSVETGNTGAVMDGDLDAFIDGYLRSQIKVETD
- a CDS encoding YitT family protein — translated: MQQRSQLHNNRKKRITSLIPLNGPWRNVVDTVSIIVGSFLIAVAFNLFLLPNQIASGGVSGLSILGKEWLNLEPAYTQWAINIPLLIAGFLLIGKQYGVRSVLGSIVLPLLVYLTKDWAIPTTNPLLGSLYGGIGVGLGIGIVYRGRGSTGGMSILARIVQKYSGLSYSLCVVIMDATVIIMAAFVLSLEQSLYALIGLYVTGKVIDAVEMGLGFSKVAYIISNQTEAISKVILDDLDRGLTKLEAKGGYTDDQRTVLMVVVGQNEVPRLKALIRSVDPGAFVIISNAHEVLGEGFKRGEHV
- the cls gene encoding cardiolipin synthase produces the protein MHIESILLIVLLGLNIIFAAAVVFFERKDASASWAWLLVLNFIPVFGFVLYLLTGQNLTRYRLFQWKERKKLGLEERIEAQLTQLHDNRAPFRNQATESSQDMIYMNLKQNGALLTEDNAVEIITDGTDKFQRLLDDIEAAQDHVHVQYYIYRGDRLGKRIRDALIRKAREGIKVRLLYDALGSRRVSKRFFKELREAGGLVEVFFPSKFSLINLRMNYRNHRKIVIIDGNLGYTGGFNVGDEYLGLNSKFGYWRDTHLRIQGNAVHALQTRFLLDWNEASKQHDTPYVPAHFPHIEGTGKIAMQIVSSGPDAETEHIKNSYLKMINGAKQSILIQTPYFIPDASVFEAIRLACLSGIDVRIMIPNKPDHAFVYWATLSYIGELLKVGAKVFIYDNGFIHAKTLIIDSLVASVGTANIDYRSFRLNFEVNAFMYDEAIATALVQTFEHDLHVSREMTLDEYQKRSLIIRFKEAISRLLSPIL
- the argC gene encoding N-acetyl-gamma-glutamyl-phosphate reductase; amino-acid sequence: MNNKLKVAIVGSTGYGGVELIRFFQNHPLVEITSVISSSSSGESIADGFPHLTDVIHRPLDGVDPAEIASRADLVFTATPSGVSAKLVPSLLAAGLKVIDLSGDFRLKDGTVYEEWYKHPAPSADLLEQAVYGMAEVYGEEVKGQNFISNPGCYPTATLLGLIPAVEAGWIDPSTIIIDAKSGVSGAGRGTSLTNHYAEMNENFKAYKLNKHQHIPEIEQVLGSITGTPVTVTFTTHLVPMTRGIMSTMYASLVGGHSDREIVDLYRKYYENRPFVRVREPGIWPSTKEVYGSNYCDIGFAVDPRTGRLTIISVIDNLVKGASGQAIQNMNLMMGWEENLGLNMTPVYP
- the argJ gene encoding bifunctional glutamate N-acetyltransferase/amino-acid acetyltransferase ArgJ, translating into MGTNVEQQTFTVVENGTIVTPGGFTAGGLHCGLKKTSRNDIGAIRCDIPATAAAVYTTNVFQAAPLKVTRESLSNGRLQAVIVNSGNANACTGQQGEEDAYAMRSAAARELGVAEEDVAVASTGVIGELLKMDAVHSGITGLPAHMGKESNEAEQFSQAILTTDLVKKEACVSVMVNGKTVTIAGAAKGSGMIHPNMATMLAFMTSDAVIGAEALQRLLRQATNHTFNMITVDGDTSTNDMLVAMSSGYAGNEELTTEHPDWDAFAAGFTYVCQVLAKAIARDGEGATKLVEVEVTGAVSDESAQAIAKTVIGSSLVKSAMFGADANWGRIIAAVGRAGQPVNPDTVDIRLGEISVLAQSRPVVFDEEVALAYLQTDTVRIVVDLHHGEGTATAWGCDLTYDYVRINAAYRT
- the argB gene encoding acetylglutamate kinase; this translates as MNSTMPNESTATEASTEKQMFVMKCGGSTLAALPESFFADLRDLQSQGTQPVIVHGGGPAISDNLAKLGIETEFVNGLRKTTEPVLDVVEMVLAGSINKQIVRLIQRVGGRALGLSGVDGGLIQAKPVSNHAEIGWVGDVTGVNAEIIQGIVNMGYMPVIAPVGVDATGQRYNINADTAAGAVASHLGVSRMIVVTDVPGIMKNVGGEKKVLPSVSVQEIEDMIQTGEIYGGMIPKVRAAIACIHGQVREVVIVDGSEPQILSRVLSGEIIGTRIIRMQ